A genomic segment from Frateuria edaphi encodes:
- the hprK gene encoding HPr(Ser) kinase/phosphatase — MGLRWVAGMRGEGRVLEPGATATRRPSLIGYLNVIYPNKVQIIGTEELNWLDSLDSRQRWEAMHKIAAYQPVALIVTKDQTIPSDLREVAEETHTPLWISAKRGHELLTWMQYHLARLLAPRITLHGVFLEVFSIGVLITGESGSGKSELALELISRGHRLVADDATEFTLIAPDVIDGTCPELLQDLLEVRGLGVLNVREMFGHTAVKHSKYLRLVVHLKPLREGEDIDAATRLTGDTSHREILEVSVPMITIPVAPGRNLAVLVEAAVRHHMLKSKGIDPAQTFIDRQAHQMRRLPPW, encoded by the coding sequence ATGGGCCTGCGCTGGGTGGCGGGCATGCGTGGCGAGGGGCGCGTGCTCGAACCCGGCGCCACCGCCACGCGCCGCCCGTCGCTGATCGGCTACCTCAACGTGATCTACCCGAACAAGGTGCAGATCATCGGTACCGAGGAGCTCAACTGGCTGGACAGCCTGGATTCGCGCCAGCGCTGGGAAGCGATGCACAAGATCGCTGCCTACCAGCCGGTGGCGCTGATCGTGACCAAGGACCAGACCATCCCATCGGACCTGCGCGAGGTGGCCGAGGAAACCCACACCCCGCTGTGGATCAGCGCCAAGCGCGGCCACGAGCTCCTGACCTGGATGCAGTACCACCTCGCGCGCCTGCTCGCGCCGCGGATCACCCTGCACGGCGTGTTCCTGGAGGTGTTTTCGATCGGCGTGCTGATTACCGGCGAGTCCGGTTCGGGCAAGAGCGAGCTGGCGCTGGAACTGATCAGCCGCGGCCACCGCCTGGTCGCCGACGACGCCACCGAGTTCACCCTGATCGCCCCTGACGTGATCGACGGCACGTGTCCGGAACTGTTGCAGGATCTTCTGGAAGTGCGCGGCCTGGGCGTGCTCAACGTGCGCGAGATGTTCGGCCACACCGCGGTCAAGCATTCGAAATACCTGCGCCTGGTGGTGCACCTCAAGCCCCTGCGCGAGGGCGAAGACATCGACGCGGCGACGCGCCTGACCGGCGACACCAGCCACCGCGAGATCCTGGAGGTCTCCGTGCCGATGATCACCATCCCGGTGGCCCCCGGCCGCAACCTGGCGGTACTGGTGGAAGCGGCGGTGCGCCACCATATGCTCAAGAGCAAGGGCATCGATCCCGCGCAGACATTCATCGACCGCCAGGCGCACCAGATGCGCCGGCTTCCGCCGTGGTGA
- a CDS encoding BolA family protein, which produces MDPARIQALIETGLPGANAQVSGDDGVHFEATVVASQFAGKLPLARHRMVYATLGELMGGAIHALALKTLTPEEAAARR; this is translated from the coding sequence ATGGACCCTGCCCGCATCCAGGCACTGATCGAAACCGGCCTGCCCGGCGCGAATGCGCAGGTGAGCGGTGACGACGGCGTGCATTTCGAAGCCACCGTGGTGGCCAGCCAGTTCGCCGGCAAGCTGCCGCTGGCGCGCCACCGCATGGTTTACGCCACGCTGGGCGAGCTGATGGGCGGCGCGATCCATGCGCTGGCGCTGAAGACGTTGACTCCCGAGGAAGCCGCGGCGCGCCGCTAA
- the lptB gene encoding LPS export ABC transporter ATP-binding protein produces the protein MLAAEGLQKRYRSRQVVRDFGFSIRQGEVVGLLGPNGAGKTTCFYMVVGLVEADGGTIRLDRQDITGLPMHSRARLGIGYLPQEASVFRRLSVADNIMAVLELREGLTARQRNEQLEGLMDELKIAHIAGQKGISLSGGERRRVEIARALAAQPRYMLLDEPFAGVDPISVGEIQRIVRHLKERGIGVLITDHNVRETLGICDRAYILNDGEVLSRGTPAHILADEKVREVYLGREFKL, from the coding sequence ATGCTCGCTGCCGAAGGCCTGCAGAAACGCTACCGCTCGCGCCAGGTCGTGCGCGATTTCGGTTTTTCGATCCGCCAGGGTGAAGTGGTCGGCCTGCTCGGCCCCAACGGCGCGGGCAAGACCACCTGCTTCTACATGGTGGTGGGCCTGGTCGAAGCCGACGGCGGCACCATCCGGCTGGACCGCCAGGACATCACCGGCCTGCCCATGCACTCGCGCGCACGACTGGGCATCGGTTACCTGCCGCAGGAAGCCTCGGTATTCCGCCGGCTGTCGGTGGCTGACAACATCATGGCCGTGCTGGAGCTGCGCGAGGGCCTCACCGCCCGCCAGCGCAACGAACAGCTCGAAGGGCTGATGGACGAGCTCAAGATCGCCCATATCGCCGGCCAGAAAGGCATCAGCCTCTCCGGTGGCGAGCGCCGCCGCGTGGAGATCGCCCGCGCGCTGGCCGCGCAGCCGCGCTACATGTTGCTGGACGAGCCGTTCGCCGGCGTCGACCCGATTTCGGTGGGCGAAATCCAGCGCATCGTGCGGCACCTGAAGGAACGCGGCATCGGCGTCCTGATCACCGACCACAACGTGCGCGAGACGCTGGGCATCTGCGATCGCGCCTACATCCTGAACGACGGCGAGGTGCTCTCGCGCGGCACGCCAGCGCACATCCTCGCCGACGAAAAGGTGCGCGAGGTGTACCTGGGACGCGAATTCAAGCTCTGA
- the purN gene encoding phosphoribosylglycinamide formyltransferase, protein MPHPLRIAVLASGRGSNLAALLAARERGELAAEFVLVASDKSTAGALRLAEEAGIPTLVLDPKAYPDRRAFDLDLFGRLAASGAELVVLAGFMRILDGEAIAPWAGRMLNIHPSLLPRYRGLHTHRRALEAGDLEHGASVHFVTAELDGGPVVAQAVLRIESNEDEHRLAQRLLPLEHRLLPAVVRLIAEGRLAWRDDGPSLDGAPLTVPLRLTERGLAPA, encoded by the coding sequence ATGCCCCATCCTCTCCGCATCGCCGTCCTCGCCTCCGGACGCGGCAGCAACCTCGCCGCCTTGCTCGCCGCGCGCGAGCGCGGTGAGCTGGCCGCCGAGTTCGTGCTGGTGGCGAGCGACAAGTCCACCGCCGGCGCTTTGCGGCTGGCCGAAGAGGCGGGCATCCCCACGCTGGTGCTCGACCCGAAGGCTTATCCGGATCGCCGCGCATTCGACCTGGACCTCTTCGGCCGGCTCGCTGCCAGCGGTGCCGAGCTGGTCGTGCTGGCGGGTTTCATGCGCATCCTCGATGGCGAGGCGATCGCGCCCTGGGCCGGCCGCATGCTCAACATCCATCCTTCGCTGCTGCCCAGATACCGCGGCCTGCACACGCACCGGCGTGCGCTGGAAGCCGGCGACCTGGAACATGGCGCCAGCGTGCATTTCGTCACCGCCGAACTCGATGGCGGCCCGGTGGTGGCGCAGGCGGTGTTGCGGATCGAGTCGAACGAAGACGAACACCGCCTCGCGCAACGCCTGCTGCCGCTGGAACACCGTCTGTTGCCGGCGGTAGTGAGGTTGATCGCCGAAGGCCGCCTGGCCTGGCGCGACGATGGCCCCTCGCTGGACGGCGCGCCACTCACCGTGCCGCTGCGGCTTACCGAACGCGGGCTCGCGCCGGCCTGA
- the murA gene encoding UDP-N-acetylglucosamine 1-carboxyvinyltransferase, with protein sequence MAKILISGGEPLHGEVAISGAKNAVLPILAACLLADGPVTISNVPHLHDVTTFIELLGRMGVNLVLDDRMKMHVDPRTIESHIAPYDLVRTMRASILVLGPLVARFGEAEVSLPGGCAIGSRPVDQHIRGLQALGAEVTVENGYIRARAKRLKGARIAMDMVTVTGTENILMAATLADGTTIIENAAQEPEVVDLANCLVAMGARIEGIGTATLVIHGVERLEGAEYEVLPDRIETGTFLVGAAMTGGKVRARGARAGTMDAVLAKLEEAGAHICTGPDWIELDMGGRRPKAVNIVTAPYPAFPTDMQAQFTALNCVAEGVGVITETVFENRFMHAQELKRLGADIRLEGNTAIIQGVDHMSGAPIMATDLRASACLVLAGLVAHGDTTVDRVYHIDRGYENIEEKLGVLGAKIRRLPS encoded by the coding sequence ATGGCCAAGATCCTGATCAGCGGCGGCGAGCCGCTCCATGGCGAAGTCGCCATTTCCGGCGCGAAGAACGCCGTGTTGCCGATCCTCGCCGCCTGCCTGCTGGCGGACGGCCCGGTGACGATCTCCAACGTGCCCCACCTGCACGACGTGACCACCTTCATCGAGCTGCTAGGCCGCATGGGCGTCAACCTGGTGCTCGACGACCGCATGAAGATGCACGTCGACCCGCGCACCATCGAAAGCCACATCGCGCCGTACGACCTGGTGCGCACGATGCGCGCCTCGATCCTGGTGCTGGGCCCGCTGGTGGCACGCTTCGGCGAGGCGGAAGTCTCGCTGCCCGGCGGTTGCGCGATCGGCTCGCGTCCGGTCGACCAGCACATCCGCGGGCTGCAGGCGCTGGGCGCCGAAGTGACCGTGGAAAACGGCTACATCCGCGCCCGCGCCAAACGCCTGAAGGGCGCGCGCATCGCGATGGACATGGTGACCGTCACCGGCACCGAGAACATCCTGATGGCCGCCACGCTGGCCGACGGCACCACGATCATCGAGAACGCCGCGCAGGAACCGGAGGTGGTTGACCTCGCCAACTGTCTGGTGGCGATGGGCGCGCGCATCGAGGGCATCGGCACCGCGACCCTGGTGATCCATGGCGTCGAGCGCCTCGAGGGCGCCGAGTACGAAGTGCTGCCCGACCGCATCGAGACTGGCACCTTCCTGGTCGGCGCTGCAATGACCGGCGGCAAGGTGCGCGCCCGCGGCGCCAGGGCCGGCACGATGGACGCGGTGCTGGCCAAGCTGGAGGAGGCCGGCGCGCACATCTGCACCGGTCCGGACTGGATCGAACTGGACATGGGCGGCCGCCGCCCGAAGGCGGTCAACATCGTCACCGCCCCGTACCCGGCATTCCCGACCGACATGCAGGCACAGTTCACTGCGCTCAACTGCGTGGCCGAGGGCGTGGGCGTGATCACCGAGACGGTGTTCGAGAACCGCTTCATGCACGCGCAGGAGCTCAAGCGCCTGGGTGCGGACATCCGGCTGGAAGGCAACACCGCGATCATCCAGGGCGTGGATCACATGAGCGGTGCGCCGATCATGGCGACCGATCTGCGCGCCTCCGCCTGCCTGGTGCTGGCAGGGCTGGTGGCGCATGGCGATACGACGGTCGACCGCGTGTACCACATCGATCGCGGGTACGAGAACATCGAGGAGAAGCTCGGCGTACTCGGCGCGAAGATCCGCCGTTTGCCGAGCTGA
- the lptA gene encoding lipopolysaccharide transport periplasmic protein LptA codes for MPRSRPASMRASAALVLLGLTVLAPVQAKRTDRDQPMDVQASHFDGFRKPNSTTTLKGNVVITQGSLKATGDLAKVHFDANAEIDSVVLTGSPAHLQQLDDNGNLMQGDAATIDYKVAKDYAVLQGHASITQQGRGEAHGDRLTYNTQTSEMTGDSGGDGRVHMIFKPQPKSGTAAPAAAPAPAPATSAPAPATSSGQP; via the coding sequence ATGCCACGTTCCCGCCCCGCCAGCATGCGCGCTAGCGCGGCGTTGGTCCTGCTGGGCCTGACGGTGCTGGCACCGGTGCAGGCCAAGCGCACCGACCGCGACCAGCCGATGGACGTGCAGGCCTCGCACTTCGATGGCTTCCGCAAGCCCAACAGCACCACCACGCTCAAGGGCAACGTGGTGATCACCCAAGGTTCGCTGAAAGCCACCGGCGACCTGGCCAAGGTGCACTTCGACGCCAACGCCGAGATCGACAGCGTGGTGCTGACCGGCAGTCCTGCGCACCTCCAGCAGCTGGACGACAACGGCAACCTGATGCAGGGCGACGCGGCCACCATCGACTACAAGGTGGCCAAGGACTACGCCGTGCTGCAGGGCCATGCCTCGATCACCCAGCAGGGCCGCGGCGAGGCGCACGGCGATCGACTCACGTACAACACGCAGACCAGCGAAATGACCGGCGACAGCGGCGGCGACGGTCGCGTGCACATGATCTTCAAGCCCCAGCCCAAGTCGGGAACCGCCGCGCCTGCCGCGGCACCGGCACCGGCACCGGCCACCAGTGCACCCGCGCCCGCCACCAGCAGCGGGCAGCCCTGA
- a CDS encoding RNA polymerase factor sigma-54, giving the protein MKPGLQFRLNQQLTLTPQLQQAIRLLQLSQLELEAELRQIAEGNPLLEFEEESAPGETEEESFSAAPAEAPTVDHNADDVADWGEADTPAEAPIDFSLGSSAPSGSRGDEDFEPQNAAPETLQEHLLWQLNLSPFNTRQRLIATVIIDALNADGYLAEGIEGVLAALPADLDATIDEIETVRRQLQRFDPTGIASLDLRDCLRVQLEQFDADTPHRGLALQIVAGELELLARNDVAKLARKLRASEEDVAAAALLIRSLDPRPGAALDATPVEYVAPDVYAYKEGNRWKVSLNPDCQPRLGLNQHYCSLIAQARGEDASWMRGQLQEARWLIKSLESRAETLLKVADAIVRRQSAFLDYGPEAMHPLVLREVAEEVGMHESTISRVTTRKYIHTPRGTFELKYFFSSGVSTEDGGGASATAIQAMIKKLIDGEDTRKPLSDQALAEELNRKGIQVARRTVAKYREALRIPSSSERQRAG; this is encoded by the coding sequence ATGAAACCCGGGCTCCAGTTCCGACTCAACCAACAGCTCACCCTGACGCCGCAGTTGCAGCAGGCGATCCGGCTGTTGCAGCTGTCGCAGCTGGAGCTGGAAGCGGAACTGCGCCAGATCGCCGAGGGCAACCCGCTGCTGGAGTTCGAGGAGGAATCGGCGCCGGGCGAAACCGAGGAAGAGAGTTTCTCCGCCGCCCCGGCCGAAGCGCCGACCGTCGACCACAACGCGGACGACGTCGCGGACTGGGGCGAAGCCGACACGCCAGCCGAGGCGCCGATCGATTTCTCGCTCGGCAGCAGCGCGCCCTCCGGCAGCCGCGGCGATGAGGATTTCGAACCGCAGAACGCCGCGCCCGAGACCCTGCAGGAACACCTGCTGTGGCAGTTGAACCTCTCGCCGTTCAACACGCGCCAGCGGCTGATCGCGACGGTCATCATCGATGCGCTCAACGCCGACGGCTACCTTGCCGAAGGCATCGAAGGCGTGCTCGCCGCGCTGCCGGCGGACCTCGACGCGACGATCGATGAAATCGAGACGGTGCGTCGCCAGTTGCAGCGTTTCGATCCCACCGGGATCGCCAGTCTGGACCTGCGCGACTGCCTGCGCGTGCAGCTGGAGCAGTTCGATGCCGATACGCCGCATCGCGGGCTCGCTCTGCAGATCGTCGCCGGCGAGCTCGAACTGCTCGCACGCAACGACGTCGCCAAGCTCGCGCGCAAGCTGCGCGCGAGCGAGGAAGACGTCGCAGCCGCGGCGCTGCTGATCCGCAGCCTGGACCCGCGTCCCGGCGCCGCGCTGGACGCGACGCCGGTCGAGTACGTGGCGCCGGACGTCTACGCCTACAAGGAAGGCAACCGCTGGAAGGTCAGCCTCAATCCCGACTGCCAGCCGCGGCTGGGCCTCAACCAGCACTACTGCAGCCTGATCGCGCAGGCGCGCGGCGAGGACGCCAGCTGGATGCGCGGCCAATTGCAGGAGGCGCGCTGGCTGATCAAGAGCCTGGAGTCGCGCGCCGAAACGTTGCTGAAGGTTGCCGATGCGATCGTGCGCCGTCAGAGCGCCTTCCTCGACTACGGCCCGGAAGCGATGCACCCGCTGGTCCTGCGCGAAGTCGCTGAAGAGGTCGGCATGCACGAATCGACCATCTCGCGCGTGACCACGCGCAAGTACATCCACACGCCGCGCGGCACTTTCGAACTGAAGTATTTCTTCTCCAGTGGCGTCTCCACCGAAGATGGCGGCGGCGCTTCGGCCACGGCCATCCAGGCGATGATCAAGAAGCTCATCGACGGCGAGGACACACGCAAGCCCTTGTCCGACCAGGCCCTGGCCGAGGAGCTCAACCGCAAGGGCATCCAGGTCGCGCGCCGCACGGTGGCCAAGTACCGCGAGGCTCTGCGCATCCCCAGCTCGAGCGAGCGACAACGCGCCGGCTGA
- a CDS encoding DUF3108 domain-containing protein: MTFRHLLRLAGALLLASASGLALAAPPKAFTATYRVLRDGSPMGDATVSLKPLGNGQWAYSKHLRGTSGLAALLGANLDEVSHFRWKGDVPEALSYDYRLDAAIKSKQRHVTVDWGKRQVTVDEGKGAITYPTQPGMVERNTTALAIGLALRDGQKQIALPVAVKQEVQTQRFKVTGKEKVTVPAGSFDAVRVDRTDADRGFSAWYAPGRYPLPVKLSQKDGGNLTMELVSFR, from the coding sequence ATGACTTTCCGCCACCTCCTGCGCCTCGCCGGCGCCCTGCTGCTGGCCAGCGCCAGCGGACTCGCCCTCGCCGCCCCGCCCAAGGCCTTCACCGCCACCTACCGCGTGCTGCGCGACGGCTCGCCGATGGGCGACGCCACCGTGAGCCTCAAGCCGCTTGGCAACGGGCAATGGGCCTACAGCAAGCACCTGCGCGGCACCTCCGGCCTGGCCGCCCTGCTCGGCGCGAACCTGGACGAGGTTTCGCATTTCCGCTGGAAGGGCGACGTGCCCGAGGCACTGAGCTACGACTACCGCCTCGATGCGGCGATCAAGTCCAAGCAACGCCACGTCACGGTGGACTGGGGCAAGCGCCAGGTCACGGTGGACGAAGGCAAGGGTGCGATCACCTATCCGACGCAGCCCGGCATGGTCGAGCGCAACACCACCGCGCTGGCGATCGGCCTGGCGCTGCGCGACGGACAGAAGCAGATCGCGCTGCCGGTGGCGGTGAAGCAGGAAGTCCAGACGCAGCGGTTCAAGGTCACCGGCAAGGAGAAGGTGACCGTGCCGGCCGGCAGTTTCGACGCCGTGCGGGTGGATCGCACGGACGCCGACCGCGGCTTCAGCGCCTGGTATGCGCCGGGGCGGTACCCGTTGCCGGTGAAGCTGTCGCAGAAGGATGGCGGCAACCTGACGATGGAGCTGGTGAGTTTCCGGTAG
- a CDS encoding KdsC family phosphatase yields MPTSSYLTNLPPDLIARAAGIRLAVFDVDGTLTDGRLYYGEDGRETKVFFVQDGLGLKRLQVHGVQVAIISARISHPVALRAEELGIAHVYQGQGDKRVCLLELLDALKLAPEQVAFVGDDLPDLPAMRIAGLAVAVANAHPWVIEQAQWTTSRAGGQGGAREVCDLILHAQGKAGNEKERWR; encoded by the coding sequence GTGCCCACTTCTTCCTACCTCACCAACCTTCCTCCTGACCTCATCGCCCGCGCCGCCGGTATCCGGCTTGCGGTCTTCGACGTGGACGGCACGCTGACCGATGGGCGGCTGTACTACGGCGAGGATGGTCGCGAGACCAAGGTGTTCTTCGTGCAGGACGGCCTGGGCTTGAAGCGCCTGCAGGTGCACGGCGTGCAGGTGGCGATCATCAGCGCGCGGATCAGCCATCCGGTGGCACTGCGCGCCGAGGAGCTGGGCATCGCCCACGTCTACCAGGGCCAGGGCGACAAGCGCGTCTGCCTGCTGGAATTGCTCGACGCGCTGAAGCTCGCGCCCGAGCAGGTCGCTTTCGTCGGCGACGACCTTCCCGACCTGCCCGCCATGCGCATCGCCGGACTCGCCGTGGCCGTGGCCAACGCCCACCCGTGGGTGATCGAGCAGGCGCAGTGGACCACCAGCCGCGCCGGTGGACAGGGTGGCGCGCGCGAGGTCTGCGACCTGATCCTGCATGCCCAGGGCAAGGCCGGCAACGAGAAGGAGCGCTGGCGGTGA
- the lptC gene encoding LPS export ABC transporter periplasmic protein LptC has protein sequence MAVREWLRDRRLAAAIVVVALLAGTAQLLLWWIGPPPKVNEFVGPPRSGYTLTDFKLTQYGTDGLPSFLIQAPQLERREGDQSLYINAPEFRLPSNQPAVPDWLGHSLYGWVNNEGSLLKLQGPVHLERAAFDDTPRTTIDTAEVTAWPKQNRLETAAPAQLVQGGTRIHGVGMRADLNDKHLELLDDVHATFPPRQHAR, from the coding sequence CTGGCGGTGAGGGAGTGGTTGCGCGACCGTCGCCTCGCGGCGGCCATCGTCGTGGTCGCGCTGCTGGCCGGCACGGCCCAACTGCTGTTGTGGTGGATCGGACCGCCACCGAAGGTCAACGAGTTCGTCGGTCCGCCGCGCTCGGGCTACACGCTGACCGACTTCAAGCTGACCCAGTACGGCACCGACGGCCTGCCCAGTTTCCTGATCCAGGCGCCGCAGCTGGAGCGGCGCGAGGGCGACCAGTCGCTTTATATCAACGCGCCCGAGTTCCGCCTGCCTTCCAATCAGCCGGCCGTGCCCGACTGGCTCGGCCACTCGCTGTACGGCTGGGTCAACAACGAAGGGAGCCTGCTCAAACTGCAGGGCCCGGTGCATCTGGAACGTGCGGCGTTCGACGATACGCCAAGGACCACGATCGACACCGCCGAAGTCACCGCCTGGCCCAAGCAGAACCGCCTCGAGACCGCCGCCCCGGCGCAGCTGGTGCAGGGCGGCACTAGAATCCACGGCGTCGGCATGCGTGCCGACCTCAACGACAAACACCTGGAGCTGCTCGATGACGTCCATGCCACGTTCCCGCCCCGCCAGCATGCGCGCTAG
- a CDS encoding KpsF/GutQ family sugar-phosphate isomerase: protein MVIATEAAAIRALEPRVDASFVEACRLILACRGRLVVTGMGKSGHIGRKIAATLASTGTPSFFVHPGEASHGDLGMIQPDDVVLALSNSGETDELLFILPVIKRQGIPLIAMTGNPKSSLAHQADVHLDASISSEACPLGLAPTASTTAALVMGDALAIALLEARGFTAEDFARSHPAGSLGRRLLLHISDIMHTGEGIPMIAPDASLTEALMEMTRKHLGMTAVVDAERRLLGVFTDGDLRRALDDEDVNLRGASVQALMTRGPKTITSDKLAIEAAQLMEKHQIHALLVVDEQQHVVGALNIHDLLRARVV, encoded by the coding sequence ATGGTCATCGCCACCGAGGCGGCCGCGATCCGCGCGCTCGAACCGCGGGTGGACGCCAGCTTCGTGGAGGCCTGCCGGCTGATCCTGGCCTGCCGCGGGCGCCTAGTGGTCACTGGCATGGGCAAGTCCGGCCACATCGGGCGCAAGATCGCCGCCACCCTGGCCTCCACCGGTACGCCCTCGTTCTTCGTGCATCCGGGCGAGGCCAGCCACGGCGACCTGGGGATGATCCAGCCCGACGACGTCGTGCTGGCACTGTCCAATTCCGGCGAGACCGATGAACTCCTGTTCATCCTGCCGGTGATCAAGCGCCAGGGCATCCCGCTGATCGCCATGACCGGCAACCCGAAGTCTTCGCTTGCACACCAGGCGGACGTACACCTCGACGCCAGTATTTCCAGCGAAGCCTGCCCGCTTGGCCTGGCCCCCACCGCCAGTACCACCGCGGCGCTGGTGATGGGCGATGCACTGGCGATCGCGCTGCTCGAGGCGCGCGGTTTCACCGCCGAGGATTTCGCCCGCTCGCATCCGGCCGGCAGTCTCGGCCGCCGACTGCTGCTGCACATCAGCGACATCATGCACACCGGCGAAGGCATCCCGATGATCGCACCGGATGCGAGCCTCACCGAGGCGCTGATGGAAATGACCCGCAAGCACCTGGGCATGACCGCAGTAGTCGACGCCGAGCGCCGCCTGCTCGGCGTGTTCACCGACGGCGACCTGCGACGCGCGCTCGACGACGAAGACGTGAACCTTCGCGGCGCGAGCGTCCAGGCGCTGATGACACGCGGCCCGAAGACGATCACCTCCGACAAGCTCGCCATCGAAGCGGCGCAGCTGATGGAGAAGCATCAGATCCATGCGTTGCTGGTGGTGGACGAGCAGCAGCACGTGGTCGGCGCGCTGAATATCCACGACCTGCTTCGCGCAAGGGTCGTCTGA
- the hpf gene encoding ribosome hibernation-promoting factor, HPF/YfiA family, with product MQFQLTGQQIEVTPALRAHAESRLDRLTRLDERCLGLSMVLSIDKLQHCADATLSTTGAALHAAACGADMYASIDMVFDKLAAQLRRHRDKVTDKHQQEAREARQIG from the coding sequence ATGCAGTTCCAACTCACCGGCCAGCAGATCGAAGTCACCCCCGCCCTGCGTGCGCATGCCGAATCCCGGCTCGATCGCCTGACCCGCCTCGACGAAAGGTGCCTGGGCCTGAGCATGGTGCTGTCGATCGACAAGCTGCAGCACTGCGCCGACGCTACCCTCAGCACCACGGGTGCCGCCCTGCATGCGGCGGCCTGCGGCGCCGACATGTATGCCTCCATCGACATGGTGTTCGACAAACTCGCCGCGCAACTGCGCCGCCACCGCGACAAGGTGACCGACAAGCATCAGCAGGAAGCGCGCGAAGCGCGCCAGATCGGCTGA
- the rapZ gene encoding RNase adapter RapZ, which yields MSTNDPAPSNGLNDPNAVHLVVLTGMSGGGKTVALRALEDLEFYCVDNLPSGLLPQLVQSVRRDGGGRRRRIAVGVDVRNRGEDFEHMPLVLSELAAAGVHVHLVFIDCSDEVLIKRYSETRRRHPLAIRGVSLADAIAEERRLLRPLIGIAEKVIDSSDLNVHQLRRLIATGYAAATEGLTLMFQSFAFRRGLPLDSDFVFDARCLPNPHWQPKLRPLSGKDAPVREFLEADPMVGEYFADTARWLDAWLPRFEQDDRSYVTISVGCTGGRHRSVYLVECLAAHYRAKREGVLTFHRELE from the coding sequence ATGAGTACGAACGATCCCGCGCCCTCGAACGGCCTCAACGATCCCAACGCCGTGCACCTGGTGGTGCTGACCGGCATGTCCGGCGGCGGCAAGACGGTCGCGCTGCGCGCGCTGGAGGACCTGGAGTTCTACTGCGTCGACAACCTGCCCAGCGGGCTGCTGCCGCAACTGGTGCAGTCGGTGCGCCGCGATGGCGGCGGCCGCCGCCGGCGCATCGCCGTGGGCGTGGACGTGCGCAACCGCGGCGAGGATTTCGAGCACATGCCTCTGGTGCTCTCCGAACTGGCCGCCGCCGGCGTGCACGTCCACCTGGTTTTCATCGATTGCAGCGACGAAGTACTGATCAAGCGGTACTCGGAAACCCGCCGCCGACATCCGCTGGCCATCCGCGGCGTGTCGCTGGCCGACGCGATCGCCGAGGAACGCCGCCTGTTGCGGCCGCTGATCGGTATTGCCGAAAAGGTGATCGATTCGAGCGACCTCAACGTCCACCAGCTGCGCCGGCTGATCGCCACCGGCTACGCGGCGGCCACCGAAGGCCTGACGCTGATGTTCCAGTCGTTCGCCTTCCGTCGCGGCCTGCCACTGGACTCGGATTTCGTCTTCGACGCCCGCTGCCTGCCCAATCCGCATTGGCAGCCCAAGCTGCGCCCACTCTCGGGCAAGGACGCGCCGGTGCGCGAATTCCTCGAGGCCGATCCGATGGTCGGCGAATACTTCGCCGACACCGCGCGCTGGCTCGACGCCTGGCTGCCGCGCTTCGAGCAGGACGACCGCAGCTACGTCACCATTTCCGTCGGCTGCACTGGCGGGCGGCATCGATCGGTCTACCTGGTCGAGTGCCTGGCCGCGCATTACCGTGCGAAGCGCGAAGGCGTTCTCACCTTTCACCGTGAACTCGAATGA